The Pectobacterium parmentieri genome segment GTGATTTTGATCATCGGTGTTAGCGGCGCGAAAGTACACTTAGGGTCGACCGAGCTGAAAGGCATGGCGCTGGCGACGGTTGTCGGCATCGGTATGAGTCTGGTGTTTAAGGTCATCAGCCTGTTCCGCAAAGAGGAAGAGATCCTCGATGCGCCGGAAGAGAATGACGTGCGTTCATAGCCGCGTTATTCCTCCTGTTGAGGCTGCGTATATCGCGGTCTCAACAGGGACAGGTTTCTGTGGTAAACTCGATCCGATTTCCCGCCCGTTTTGCTTGAGGTGATTCTGAACACGCCGGCACAGCTTTCATTGCCACTCTACTTACCCGATGACGAAACATTTGCCAGTTTCTATCCGGGTGAAAATGCGTCTCTTCTTGCCGCTGTCAACAATGCGTTGTATCAAGAGCATGGTAGCTATATCTATTTCTGGTCACGCGAAGGTGGCGGGCGCAGCCATTTGCTACATGCTGCCTGCGCCGAACTGTCGCGTCAGGAACGCGCGGTGGGCTATGTGCCGCTGGATAAACGCGCCTACTTTGTGCCGGGCGTGCTGGAAGGCATGGAGCAACTGGCGCTGGTCTGTATCGACAACATCGAATCTATTGCAGGCGATGAAGAATGGGAAATGGCGGTGTTTAATCTGTATAACCGCATTCAGGAAACGGGACGTGCGCGGCTGTTGATTACCGGCGATCGTCCGCCGCGTCAGTTGAATTTACGTCTGC includes the following:
- the hda gene encoding DnaA inactivator Hda, which codes for MILNTPAQLSLPLYLPDDETFASFYPGENASLLAAVNNALYQEHGSYIYFWSREGGGRSHLLHAACAELSRQERAVGYVPLDKRAYFVPGVLEGMEQLALVCIDNIESIAGDEEWEMAVFNLYNRIQETGRARLLITGDRPPRQLNLRLPDLASRLDWGQIYKLQPLSDDEKGEALQLRARLRGFELPEDVSRFLLKRLDREMRTLFMTLDQLDHASITAQRKLTIPFVKEILGL